In Microplitis demolitor isolate Queensland-Clemson2020A chromosome 9, iyMicDemo2.1a, whole genome shotgun sequence, one genomic interval encodes:
- the LOC128668584 gene encoding cytochrome P450 9e2-like — protein sequence MLYYLITLIITLLVIKCSKLKDKFANTSIPYIKPWPIFGNMAEPLFRKISLAEHLQKFYNLNKNSKYFGFYDFNSPVIVISDPELVREVGIKSFDNFTDHRGFADPSLDPLFSKNLFSLRGDEWREIRNLLSPAFTSSKMKTMFKLMRVCSENFVNYFHERAKSQLFTLRTKDAFTRYTNDVIASCAFGITVNSLRDPDNKFYKIGRKSTNFDGILSLKFFCLRSFPTLFKLLRIKLFDKETDDFFQKVVSDTIKARDQENIYRPDMIQLMMESRSSLNELTIQDMTAQAFIFFFGGFDSTSEFLCFVAHELAENFQIQEKLRQEVDQVYDEFDGMPSYEAINGMKYLEAVLNETMRLYPIAIFIDRVCVKDYELPPVMPGEEKYLLKTGDCVWFPIYPIHRDPGYYSEPDKFNPERFLDNGIITSNSPTYIPFGIGPRMCIGNRFALLETKIIFFYLIRKCFLKPSKNMIRPMRLSKKSFTLAAEGGFWVDIESRF from the coding sequence ATGCTATACTacttaataacattaataataactcTACTTGTCATCAAATGCTCGAAATTAAAAGACAAGTTTGCGAATACATCAATTCCTTATATAAAACCATGGCCAATTTTTGGAAACATGGCGGAGCCGCTGTTTCGGAAAATTTCATTAGCGGAACatttgcaaaaattttataatcttaacaaaaattcaaagtactttGGATTCTATGATTTCAACTCACCGGTGATTGTGATTAGTGATCCAGAATTAGTGAGGGAAGTGGGAATAAAAAGCTTTGACAACTTTACTGATCACCGAGGGTTCGCGGATCCGAGTTTGGACCCGCTGTTTAGCAAGAATTTGTTCTCACTTCGAGGTGATGAGTGGCGAGAAATTCGTAATCTGTTGAGCCCAGCATTCACGTCAAGCAAGATGAAGACTATGTTCAAATTAATGCGTGTATGCAGTGAAAACTTTGTAAACTATTTTCATGAGCGTGCAAAAAGTCAGTTATTTACCCTCAGGACTAAGGATGCATTTACTCGCTACACTAATGATGTGATCGCGAGCTGCGCTTTTGGAATTACCGTCAACTCGCTCCGAGATCCAGATAATAAGTTTTACAAAATCGGTCGTAAGTCAACAAATTTTGACGGAATTTtgtcattgaaatttttttgtctaagaAGTTTTccaactttatttaaattactgagGATCAAACTCTTCGATAAAGAAAcggatgatttttttcaaaaagtcgTCAGTGATACGATCAAAGCACGCGaccaagaaaatatttaccgACCGGATATGATTCAGTTGATGATGGAGTCAAGGTCTAGTTTGAATGAACTTACGATCCAAGACATGACAGCTcaagcatttattttttttttcggaggcTTTGATTCAACCTCTGAATTTTTGTGCTTTGTAGCCCACGAGCTGGcggaaaattttcagatcCAAGAAAAATTACGACAAGAAGTTGATCAAGTCTATGATGAATTTGATGGAATGCCGAGTTATGAAGCGATCAATGGGATGAAATATTTAGAAGCTGTACTCAATGAGACAATGAGACTCTATCCGATTGCGATTTTTATCGATCGGGTTTGTGTCAAAGACTACGAGCTCCCTCCTGTGATGCCTGGGGAAGAGAAATACCTTCTAAAGACCGGTGACTGCGTCTGGTTTCCAATCTATCCCATTCATAGGGACCCAGGTTACTATTCCGAGCCGGATAAATTCAATCCCGAACGATTTCTGGACAATGGAATAATCACTAGTAATTCACCGACTTACATTCCGTTTGGTATTGGACCCAGAATGTGCATTGGCAATAGATTTGCGTTGCTGGaaaccaaaataatatttttttatttaatcagaaaGTGTTTTTTGAAACCGAGCAAAAACATGATAAGACCGATGAGATTAAGTAAGAAAAGTTTTACTCTGGCTGCGGAAGGTGGATTTTGGGTTGACATTGAATCGAGATTTTAG